In the Anguilla anguilla isolate fAngAng1 chromosome 7, fAngAng1.pri, whole genome shotgun sequence genome, one interval contains:
- the LOC118232211 gene encoding suppressor of tumorigenicity 7 protein homolog isoform X2 translates to MTPAVSLPAHHRLSLYPSLSPSLSPPLPPLTTTAPGPAMFGTESSLSMFLNTLTPKFYVALTGTSSLISGLILIFEWWYFRKYGTSFIEQVSVSHLRPLLGGVDSSSPSSSTTSNGDTDSNRQNVSECKVWRNPLNLFRGAEYNRYTWVTGREPLTYYDMNLSAQDHQTFFTCDSDHLRPADAIMQKAWRERNPQARISAAHEALELEDCATAYILLAEEEVTTIVEAEKLFKQALKAGEGCYRRSQQLQHHGAQYEAQHRRDTNVLVYIKRRLAMCSRKLGRTREAVKMMRDLMKEFPLLSMFNIHENLLEALLELQAYADVQAVLAKYDDISLPKSATICYTAALLKARGVSDKFSPEAASRRGLSTAEMNAVEAIHRAVEFNPHVPKYLLEMKSLILPPEHILKRGDSEALAYTFFHLQHWKRVEGALNLLHCTWEGTFRMIPYPLEKGHLFYPYPICTETADRELLPMFHEVSVYPKKELPFFILFTAGLCSFTAMLALLTHQFPELMGVFAKAFLSTLFAPLNFIMEKVESVLPSSLWHQLTRI, encoded by the exons TGAGCATGTTTCTGAACACATTGACCCCGAAATTTTACGTGGCCCTGACGGGAACCTCATCTTTAATATCAGGCCTCATCTTG ATTTTTGAGTGGTGGTACTTCAGGAAATATGGGACTTCCTTCATTGAGCAGGTGTCTGTGAGTCATTTGCGCCCTCTACTGGGTGGTGTAGATAGCAGCTCCCCCAGCAGCTCCACTACCAGCAATGGAGACACAGACTCCAATCGACAAAATGTGTCGG AATGTAAAGTGTGGCGGAATCCGCTGAATTTATTCCGAGGAGCGGAGTATAACCG GTATACTTGGGTTACAGGCAGAGAGCCGCTCACCTACTACGACATGAACCTCTCTGCCCAAGACCACCAGACCTTCTTCACCTGCGACTCGGACCATCTGCGCCCCGCTGATGCCA TAATGCAGAAagcctggagagagaggaacccTCAGGCCAGAATATCTGCTGCACACGAAGCCCTGGAGCTTGAGGA CTGTGCCACAGCCTACATCCTGCTAGCTGAGGAGGAAGTAACCACCATCGTGGAGGCAGAGAAGCTCTTTAAGCAGGCTCTGAAGGCCGGGGAGGGCTGCTACAGACGCAGCCAGCAGCTTCAACACCACGGAGCGCAGTACgaagcacagcaca GAAGGGACACAAATGTATTGGTTTACATTAAAAGAAGACTGGCCATGTGCTCCAGGAAGCTGGGCCGAACAAGGGAGGCCGTGAAAATGATGAGAGAT TTAATGAAGGAGTTCCCTCTCCTCAGTATGTTCAATATCCACGAGAACCTGCTGGAGGCGCTGTTGGAGCTGCAGGCCTACGCTGATGTGCAGGCGGTGCTGGCCAAATATGACG ATATTAGTCTACCCAAATCTGCAACAATATGCtacactgcagctctgctgaAAGCCAGGGGTGTGTCCGATAA GTTCTCGCCTGAGGCAGCGTCTCGGAGGGGCCTGAGCACGGCCGAGATGAACGCCGTAGAAGCCATACACAGAGCGGTGGAGTTCAACCCGCACGTACCCAAA TACCTCTTAGAAATGAAAAGCCTGATCCTGCCTCCGGAGCACATCCTGAAGCGTGGCGACAGCGAAGCACTGGCTTACACCTTCTTCCACCTACAGCACTGGAAGAGGGTGGAGGGAGCCCTCAATCTGCTACACTGCACCTGGGAGGGCA CTTTCAGAATGATTCCCTACCCGCTGGAAAAAGGCCACTTATTCTACCCCTACCccatctgcacagagacagcgGACAGAGAACTGCTACCAA TGTTCCATGAGGTGTCAGTGTACCCTAAGAAAGAGCTGCCCTTCTTCATCCTCTTCACTGCTGGCCTCTGCTCCTTCACCGCCATGCTGGCCCTCCTCACACACCAGTTCCCTGAGCTCATGGGCGTCTTTGCTAAAGCT TTCCTCAGCACACTGTTTGCGCCGCTGAACTTCATTATGGAGAAGGTGGAGAGCGTCCTACCATCCAGCTTGTGGCACCAGCTGACACGCATCTGA
- the LOC118232211 gene encoding suppressor of tumorigenicity 7 protein homolog isoform X3, with protein MFGTESSLSMFLNTLTPKFYVALTGTSSLISGLILIFEWWYFRKYGTSFIEQVSVSHLRPLLGGVDSSSPSSSTTSNGDTDSNRQNVSECKVWRNPLNLFRGAEYNRYTWVTGREPLTYYDMNLSAQDHQTFFTCDSDHLRPADAIMQKAWRERNPQARISAAHEALELEDCATAYILLAEEEVTTIVEAEKLFKQALKAGEGCYRRSQQLQHHGAQYEAQHRRDTNVLVYIKRRLAMCSRKLGRTREAVKMMRDLMKEFPLLSMFNIHENLLEALLELQAYADVQAVLAKYDDISLPKSATICYTAALLKARGVSDKFSPEAASRRGLSTAEMNAVEAIHRAVEFNPHVPKYLLEMKSLILPPEHILKRGDSEALAYTFFHLQHWKRVEGALNLLHCTWEGTFRMIPYPLEKGHLFYPYPICTETADRELLPTVFHEVSVYPKKELPFFILFTAGLCSFTAMLALLTHQFPELMGVFAKAFLSTLFAPLNFIMEKVESVLPSSLWHQLTRI; from the exons TGAGCATGTTTCTGAACACATTGACCCCGAAATTTTACGTGGCCCTGACGGGAACCTCATCTTTAATATCAGGCCTCATCTTG ATTTTTGAGTGGTGGTACTTCAGGAAATATGGGACTTCCTTCATTGAGCAGGTGTCTGTGAGTCATTTGCGCCCTCTACTGGGTGGTGTAGATAGCAGCTCCCCCAGCAGCTCCACTACCAGCAATGGAGACACAGACTCCAATCGACAAAATGTGTCGG AATGTAAAGTGTGGCGGAATCCGCTGAATTTATTCCGAGGAGCGGAGTATAACCG GTATACTTGGGTTACAGGCAGAGAGCCGCTCACCTACTACGACATGAACCTCTCTGCCCAAGACCACCAGACCTTCTTCACCTGCGACTCGGACCATCTGCGCCCCGCTGATGCCA TAATGCAGAAagcctggagagagaggaacccTCAGGCCAGAATATCTGCTGCACACGAAGCCCTGGAGCTTGAGGA CTGTGCCACAGCCTACATCCTGCTAGCTGAGGAGGAAGTAACCACCATCGTGGAGGCAGAGAAGCTCTTTAAGCAGGCTCTGAAGGCCGGGGAGGGCTGCTACAGACGCAGCCAGCAGCTTCAACACCACGGAGCGCAGTACgaagcacagcaca GAAGGGACACAAATGTATTGGTTTACATTAAAAGAAGACTGGCCATGTGCTCCAGGAAGCTGGGCCGAACAAGGGAGGCCGTGAAAATGATGAGAGAT TTAATGAAGGAGTTCCCTCTCCTCAGTATGTTCAATATCCACGAGAACCTGCTGGAGGCGCTGTTGGAGCTGCAGGCCTACGCTGATGTGCAGGCGGTGCTGGCCAAATATGACG ATATTAGTCTACCCAAATCTGCAACAATATGCtacactgcagctctgctgaAAGCCAGGGGTGTGTCCGATAA GTTCTCGCCTGAGGCAGCGTCTCGGAGGGGCCTGAGCACGGCCGAGATGAACGCCGTAGAAGCCATACACAGAGCGGTGGAGTTCAACCCGCACGTACCCAAA TACCTCTTAGAAATGAAAAGCCTGATCCTGCCTCCGGAGCACATCCTGAAGCGTGGCGACAGCGAAGCACTGGCTTACACCTTCTTCCACCTACAGCACTGGAAGAGGGTGGAGGGAGCCCTCAATCTGCTACACTGCACCTGGGAGGGCA CTTTCAGAATGATTCCCTACCCGCTGGAAAAAGGCCACTTATTCTACCCCTACCccatctgcacagagacagcgGACAGAGAACTGCTACCAA CAGTGTTCCATGAGGTGTCAGTGTACCCTAAGAAAGAGCTGCCCTTCTTCATCCTCTTCACTGCTGGCCTCTGCTCCTTCACCGCCATGCTGGCCCTCCTCACACACCAGTTCCCTGAGCTCATGGGCGTCTTTGCTAAAGCT TTCCTCAGCACACTGTTTGCGCCGCTGAACTTCATTATGGAGAAGGTGGAGAGCGTCCTACCATCCAGCTTGTGGCACCAGCTGACACGCATCTGA
- the LOC118232211 gene encoding suppressor of tumorigenicity 7 protein homolog isoform X1 has product MTPAVSLPAHHRLSLYPSLSPSLSPPLPPLTTTAPGPAMFGTESSLSMFLNTLTPKFYVALTGTSSLISGLILIFEWWYFRKYGTSFIEQVSVSHLRPLLGGVDSSSPSSSTTSNGDTDSNRQNVSECKVWRNPLNLFRGAEYNRYTWVTGREPLTYYDMNLSAQDHQTFFTCDSDHLRPADAIMQKAWRERNPQARISAAHEALELEDCATAYILLAEEEVTTIVEAEKLFKQALKAGEGCYRRSQQLQHHGAQYEAQHRRDTNVLVYIKRRLAMCSRKLGRTREAVKMMRDLMKEFPLLSMFNIHENLLEALLELQAYADVQAVLAKYDDISLPKSATICYTAALLKARGVSDKFSPEAASRRGLSTAEMNAVEAIHRAVEFNPHVPKYLLEMKSLILPPEHILKRGDSEALAYTFFHLQHWKRVEGALNLLHCTWEGTFRMIPYPLEKGHLFYPYPICTETADRELLPTVFHEVSVYPKKELPFFILFTAGLCSFTAMLALLTHQFPELMGVFAKAFLSTLFAPLNFIMEKVESVLPSSLWHQLTRI; this is encoded by the exons TGAGCATGTTTCTGAACACATTGACCCCGAAATTTTACGTGGCCCTGACGGGAACCTCATCTTTAATATCAGGCCTCATCTTG ATTTTTGAGTGGTGGTACTTCAGGAAATATGGGACTTCCTTCATTGAGCAGGTGTCTGTGAGTCATTTGCGCCCTCTACTGGGTGGTGTAGATAGCAGCTCCCCCAGCAGCTCCACTACCAGCAATGGAGACACAGACTCCAATCGACAAAATGTGTCGG AATGTAAAGTGTGGCGGAATCCGCTGAATTTATTCCGAGGAGCGGAGTATAACCG GTATACTTGGGTTACAGGCAGAGAGCCGCTCACCTACTACGACATGAACCTCTCTGCCCAAGACCACCAGACCTTCTTCACCTGCGACTCGGACCATCTGCGCCCCGCTGATGCCA TAATGCAGAAagcctggagagagaggaacccTCAGGCCAGAATATCTGCTGCACACGAAGCCCTGGAGCTTGAGGA CTGTGCCACAGCCTACATCCTGCTAGCTGAGGAGGAAGTAACCACCATCGTGGAGGCAGAGAAGCTCTTTAAGCAGGCTCTGAAGGCCGGGGAGGGCTGCTACAGACGCAGCCAGCAGCTTCAACACCACGGAGCGCAGTACgaagcacagcaca GAAGGGACACAAATGTATTGGTTTACATTAAAAGAAGACTGGCCATGTGCTCCAGGAAGCTGGGCCGAACAAGGGAGGCCGTGAAAATGATGAGAGAT TTAATGAAGGAGTTCCCTCTCCTCAGTATGTTCAATATCCACGAGAACCTGCTGGAGGCGCTGTTGGAGCTGCAGGCCTACGCTGATGTGCAGGCGGTGCTGGCCAAATATGACG ATATTAGTCTACCCAAATCTGCAACAATATGCtacactgcagctctgctgaAAGCCAGGGGTGTGTCCGATAA GTTCTCGCCTGAGGCAGCGTCTCGGAGGGGCCTGAGCACGGCCGAGATGAACGCCGTAGAAGCCATACACAGAGCGGTGGAGTTCAACCCGCACGTACCCAAA TACCTCTTAGAAATGAAAAGCCTGATCCTGCCTCCGGAGCACATCCTGAAGCGTGGCGACAGCGAAGCACTGGCTTACACCTTCTTCCACCTACAGCACTGGAAGAGGGTGGAGGGAGCCCTCAATCTGCTACACTGCACCTGGGAGGGCA CTTTCAGAATGATTCCCTACCCGCTGGAAAAAGGCCACTTATTCTACCCCTACCccatctgcacagagacagcgGACAGAGAACTGCTACCAA CAGTGTTCCATGAGGTGTCAGTGTACCCTAAGAAAGAGCTGCCCTTCTTCATCCTCTTCACTGCTGGCCTCTGCTCCTTCACCGCCATGCTGGCCCTCCTCACACACCAGTTCCCTGAGCTCATGGGCGTCTTTGCTAAAGCT TTCCTCAGCACACTGTTTGCGCCGCTGAACTTCATTATGGAGAAGGTGGAGAGCGTCCTACCATCCAGCTTGTGGCACCAGCTGACACGCATCTGA
- the LOC118232211 gene encoding suppressor of tumorigenicity 7 protein homolog isoform X4 has product MFLNTLTPKFYVALTGTSSLISGLILIFEWWYFRKYGTSFIEQVSVSHLRPLLGGVDSSSPSSSTTSNGDTDSNRQNVSECKVWRNPLNLFRGAEYNRYTWVTGREPLTYYDMNLSAQDHQTFFTCDSDHLRPADAIMQKAWRERNPQARISAAHEALELEDCATAYILLAEEEVTTIVEAEKLFKQALKAGEGCYRRSQQLQHHGAQYEAQHRRDTNVLVYIKRRLAMCSRKLGRTREAVKMMRDLMKEFPLLSMFNIHENLLEALLELQAYADVQAVLAKYDDISLPKSATICYTAALLKARGVSDKFSPEAASRRGLSTAEMNAVEAIHRAVEFNPHVPKYLLEMKSLILPPEHILKRGDSEALAYTFFHLQHWKRVEGALNLLHCTWEGTFRMIPYPLEKGHLFYPYPICTETADRELLPTVFHEVSVYPKKELPFFILFTAGLCSFTAMLALLTHQFPELMGVFAKAFLSTLFAPLNFIMEKVESVLPSSLWHQLTRI; this is encoded by the exons ATGTTTCTGAACACATTGACCCCGAAATTTTACGTGGCCCTGACGGGAACCTCATCTTTAATATCAGGCCTCATCTTG ATTTTTGAGTGGTGGTACTTCAGGAAATATGGGACTTCCTTCATTGAGCAGGTGTCTGTGAGTCATTTGCGCCCTCTACTGGGTGGTGTAGATAGCAGCTCCCCCAGCAGCTCCACTACCAGCAATGGAGACACAGACTCCAATCGACAAAATGTGTCGG AATGTAAAGTGTGGCGGAATCCGCTGAATTTATTCCGAGGAGCGGAGTATAACCG GTATACTTGGGTTACAGGCAGAGAGCCGCTCACCTACTACGACATGAACCTCTCTGCCCAAGACCACCAGACCTTCTTCACCTGCGACTCGGACCATCTGCGCCCCGCTGATGCCA TAATGCAGAAagcctggagagagaggaacccTCAGGCCAGAATATCTGCTGCACACGAAGCCCTGGAGCTTGAGGA CTGTGCCACAGCCTACATCCTGCTAGCTGAGGAGGAAGTAACCACCATCGTGGAGGCAGAGAAGCTCTTTAAGCAGGCTCTGAAGGCCGGGGAGGGCTGCTACAGACGCAGCCAGCAGCTTCAACACCACGGAGCGCAGTACgaagcacagcaca GAAGGGACACAAATGTATTGGTTTACATTAAAAGAAGACTGGCCATGTGCTCCAGGAAGCTGGGCCGAACAAGGGAGGCCGTGAAAATGATGAGAGAT TTAATGAAGGAGTTCCCTCTCCTCAGTATGTTCAATATCCACGAGAACCTGCTGGAGGCGCTGTTGGAGCTGCAGGCCTACGCTGATGTGCAGGCGGTGCTGGCCAAATATGACG ATATTAGTCTACCCAAATCTGCAACAATATGCtacactgcagctctgctgaAAGCCAGGGGTGTGTCCGATAA GTTCTCGCCTGAGGCAGCGTCTCGGAGGGGCCTGAGCACGGCCGAGATGAACGCCGTAGAAGCCATACACAGAGCGGTGGAGTTCAACCCGCACGTACCCAAA TACCTCTTAGAAATGAAAAGCCTGATCCTGCCTCCGGAGCACATCCTGAAGCGTGGCGACAGCGAAGCACTGGCTTACACCTTCTTCCACCTACAGCACTGGAAGAGGGTGGAGGGAGCCCTCAATCTGCTACACTGCACCTGGGAGGGCA CTTTCAGAATGATTCCCTACCCGCTGGAAAAAGGCCACTTATTCTACCCCTACCccatctgcacagagacagcgGACAGAGAACTGCTACCAA CAGTGTTCCATGAGGTGTCAGTGTACCCTAAGAAAGAGCTGCCCTTCTTCATCCTCTTCACTGCTGGCCTCTGCTCCTTCACCGCCATGCTGGCCCTCCTCACACACCAGTTCCCTGAGCTCATGGGCGTCTTTGCTAAAGCT TTCCTCAGCACACTGTTTGCGCCGCTGAACTTCATTATGGAGAAGGTGGAGAGCGTCCTACCATCCAGCTTGTGGCACCAGCTGACACGCATCTGA
- the wnt2 gene encoding protein Wnt-2 isoform X1: MNLLPTGICFYISVAICWFTSRVDASWWYMGTLGSQVMCDNIPGLANKQRQLCRQHPKMMQAIGAGIKDWIGECQYQFRNHRWNCSTLARDHTVFGRILLRSSREAAFVYAISSAGVVHTLTRACSQGELESCSCDPEKKGTSRDAKGAFDWGGCSDHVDYALRFTQAFIDAKERRQRDARALMNLHNNRAGRKAVKRFMNLECKCHGVSGSCTVRTCWLAMADFRHTGEYLRMKYNGAVQVVMNQYGTGFSRAYRKFKRPTKNDLVYFENSPDYCVRDLESGSAGTGGRVCNRTSRGMDSCEVMCCGRGYDTSRMGRTTKCECKFHWCCAVRCRDCHEVVDVHTCKDQDSATWLGQM; this comes from the exons ATGAACTTATTGCCTACtggaatatgtttttatatatctGTAGCAATCTGTTGGTTCACGTCAAGGGTCGACGCATCTTGGTG GTACATGGGCACCCTAGGGTCACAGGTGATGTGCGACAACATCCCTGGTTTAGCTAACAAACAGCGTCAGCTTTGCCGCCAGCATCCGAAGATGATGCAAGCGATTGGGGCTGGGATTAAAGATTGGATTGGTGAATGTCAGTATCAGTTCCGTAACCACCGCTGGAACTGCAGCACTCTGGCGCGGGACCACACGGTATTCGGAAGAATTCTTCTTCGAA GCAGTCGCGAGGCGGCCTTTGTTTACGCCATCTCCTCGGCCGGCGTGGTCCACACGCTCACCCGCGCCTGCAGCCAGGGGGAGCTAGAGTCCTGCTCCTGCGACCCCGAGAAAAAAGGCACGTCCCGGGACGCCAAGGGGGCCTTCGACTGGGGCGGCTGCAGCGACCACGTGGACTACGCCCTCAGATTCACCCAGGCCTTCATCGACGCCAAGGAGCGGAGACAGAGGGATGCCCGGGCACTAATGAACCTCCACAACAATAGAGCCGGCAGGAAG GCAGTGAAGCGCTTCATGAATCTGGAGTGTAAATGTCATGGTGTCAGTGGCTCCTGCACAGTGAGGACATGCTGGCTCGCCATGGCGGACTTTCGCCACACGGGGGAGTACCTGCGTATGAAGTACAATGGGGCCGTCCAGGTGGTCATGAACCAGTATGGCACGGGGTTCAGCCGTGCCTACAGGAAGTTCAAGAGGCCCACCAAAAATGACCTTGTGTACTTCGAGAACTCGCCCGACTACTGTGTTCGTGACCTGGAGTCGG GCTCAGCTGGCACGGGTGGGCGTGTCTGCAACAGGACTTCAAGGGGCATGGACAGCTGTGAGGTCAtgtgctgtgggcggggctacgaCACCTCCCGGATGGGCCGCACGACCAAGTGCGAGTGCAAGTTCCACTGGTGCTGTGCCGTCCGCTGCCGGGACTGCCACGAGGTGGTGGACGTCCACACCTGCAAGGACCAGGACAGCGCCACCTGGCTGGGGCAGATGTGA
- the wnt2 gene encoding protein Wnt-2 isoform X2, whose translation MELGSSFCRYMGTLGSQVMCDNIPGLANKQRQLCRQHPKMMQAIGAGIKDWIGECQYQFRNHRWNCSTLARDHTVFGRILLRSSREAAFVYAISSAGVVHTLTRACSQGELESCSCDPEKKGTSRDAKGAFDWGGCSDHVDYALRFTQAFIDAKERRQRDARALMNLHNNRAGRKAVKRFMNLECKCHGVSGSCTVRTCWLAMADFRHTGEYLRMKYNGAVQVVMNQYGTGFSRAYRKFKRPTKNDLVYFENSPDYCVRDLESGSAGTGGRVCNRTSRGMDSCEVMCCGRGYDTSRMGRTTKCECKFHWCCAVRCRDCHEVVDVHTCKDQDSATWLGQM comes from the exons ATGGAATTGGGTTCATCTTTCTGCAGGTACATGGGCACCCTAGGGTCACAGGTGATGTGCGACAACATCCCTGGTTTAGCTAACAAACAGCGTCAGCTTTGCCGCCAGCATCCGAAGATGATGCAAGCGATTGGGGCTGGGATTAAAGATTGGATTGGTGAATGTCAGTATCAGTTCCGTAACCACCGCTGGAACTGCAGCACTCTGGCGCGGGACCACACGGTATTCGGAAGAATTCTTCTTCGAA GCAGTCGCGAGGCGGCCTTTGTTTACGCCATCTCCTCGGCCGGCGTGGTCCACACGCTCACCCGCGCCTGCAGCCAGGGGGAGCTAGAGTCCTGCTCCTGCGACCCCGAGAAAAAAGGCACGTCCCGGGACGCCAAGGGGGCCTTCGACTGGGGCGGCTGCAGCGACCACGTGGACTACGCCCTCAGATTCACCCAGGCCTTCATCGACGCCAAGGAGCGGAGACAGAGGGATGCCCGGGCACTAATGAACCTCCACAACAATAGAGCCGGCAGGAAG GCAGTGAAGCGCTTCATGAATCTGGAGTGTAAATGTCATGGTGTCAGTGGCTCCTGCACAGTGAGGACATGCTGGCTCGCCATGGCGGACTTTCGCCACACGGGGGAGTACCTGCGTATGAAGTACAATGGGGCCGTCCAGGTGGTCATGAACCAGTATGGCACGGGGTTCAGCCGTGCCTACAGGAAGTTCAAGAGGCCCACCAAAAATGACCTTGTGTACTTCGAGAACTCGCCCGACTACTGTGTTCGTGACCTGGAGTCGG GCTCAGCTGGCACGGGTGGGCGTGTCTGCAACAGGACTTCAAGGGGCATGGACAGCTGTGAGGTCAtgtgctgtgggcggggctacgaCACCTCCCGGATGGGCCGCACGACCAAGTGCGAGTGCAAGTTCCACTGGTGCTGTGCCGTCCGCTGCCGGGACTGCCACGAGGTGGTGGACGTCCACACCTGCAAGGACCAGGACAGCGCCACCTGGCTGGGGCAGATGTGA